In one window of Prevotella sp. E13-17 DNA:
- a CDS encoding HD domain-containing protein produces the protein MNETKIINDPVFGFIQIPRGLLYGIVKHPLFQRLNRINQLGLTSVVYPGARHTRFLHSLGAFHLMSEAILSLQQKGHFIFDSEAEAVKAAILMHDIGHAPFSHVLENTLISGISHEDISLMMMEQINRDMGGQLNLAISVFKNEYPKKFLHQLISSQLDMDRLDYLRRDSFYTGVTEGNIGSARIIKMLNVVDDRLVIEQKGIYSLENYLTTRRLMYWQVYLHKTTVAYEKVLVSMLTRAKDLVRQGKEVFASPALAYFLNNNVDRQWFETHSEALQMYEDLDDSDIWSAMKAWKYHEDKILSTLAKDMLDRCVFKVEVHETPISEERLEELRMSIAQQMGIAKEDTHYMINVSEIQKDMYSVDDDSIDILYKDGSIKDIAEASEILNVALLSKKIRKYYLCYQRIQ, from the coding sequence ATGAACGAAACAAAGATTATCAATGACCCCGTCTTCGGGTTTATCCAGATACCAAGAGGATTGCTTTACGGCATAGTAAAGCATCCTCTGTTTCAACGTCTAAACAGAATTAACCAATTAGGACTGACATCGGTCGTATATCCCGGTGCCCGCCACACACGATTTCTGCATTCACTCGGTGCCTTCCACCTCATGAGTGAAGCCATACTGTCGCTCCAGCAAAAAGGTCATTTCATCTTTGATTCCGAAGCCGAAGCTGTCAAAGCGGCAATCCTGATGCACGACATCGGGCATGCCCCCTTTTCGCACGTATTGGAAAACACGCTCATCTCTGGCATATCGCATGAAGATATCTCACTGATGATGATGGAACAAATCAATCGAGACATGGGCGGTCAGCTAAACTTGGCCATTTCCGTCTTCAAGAACGAATATCCGAAGAAATTTCTTCACCAGTTGATTTCCAGTCAACTGGACATGGATCGACTGGACTATCTGCGTCGCGACTCGTTCTACACTGGCGTCACAGAGGGAAATATCGGTTCAGCCAGAATCATCAAAATGCTGAACGTGGTCGATGACCGTTTGGTCATTGAGCAAAAAGGCATCTACTCACTTGAGAACTACCTCACCACAAGAAGACTGATGTATTGGCAAGTTTACCTGCACAAGACCACTGTAGCCTATGAGAAAGTGCTGGTGAGCATGCTAACAAGAGCCAAGGATTTGGTGCGACAGGGCAAAGAGGTGTTTGCCTCACCGGCCCTCGCCTACTTCCTGAACAACAATGTTGACCGACAGTGGTTTGAAACTCACAGCGAGGCATTGCAGATGTATGAAGACTTGGACGACTCCGACATTTGGAGCGCCATGAAAGCATGGAAGTATCACGAGGACAAGATACTGTCCACACTGGCAAAAGACATGCTTGACAGATGCGTCTTCAAGGTTGAAGTTCATGAGACACCAATATCTGAAGAAAGACTAGAAGAACTTCGCATGAGCATTGCCCAACAGATGGGAATCGCAAAAGAAGACACACACTACATGATCAACGTCAGCGAAATACAAAAAGACATGTATTCGGTTGATGATGATTCAATAGATATTTTATACAAAGACGGCAGTATAAAAGACATCGCAGAAGCCTCAGAGATACTAAATGTAGCACTTCTTTCTAAAAAAATACGAAAATATTATCTCTGTTATCAGCGAATTCAATAA
- a CDS encoding ATP-dependent RecD-like DNA helicase, which produces MEELDLDNKEWQDALQIINYTRCSLFLTGKAGTGKSTFLRYVAKHTKKKNVILAPTGIAAINAGGSTLHSFFKLPFHPLLPNDTRYDRRHIKETLKYTSEQRKLIREVELIIIDEISMVRADIIDFIDKVLRIYTRNNEPFGGKQLLLVGDIYQLEPVLKEEERQLMYPFYPSAYFFNAKVWQNIQLVSIELIKVYRQKDSHFIAMLDRIRQNQTTRQDLTALNARVRYTEGEAADQDHSLSITLATRRDTVDYINEQHLNKLEGLPSVFYGNIKGDFPESSLPTPMELQVKLGAQIIFIKNDKEKRWVNGTLGIITGIDEETGIISIADEEGHEFDVEREVWENMRYTFNEKEQKIEEQLLGTYEQFPIRLAWAITVHKSQGLTFNKVSIDFTGGAFAGGQTYVALSRCTSLQGISLVAPIRQQDIFVRAEVVQFARQYNNQALINQALQAGKADREYRDAIQAFDHGDFKRFLENFFKAIHCRYDIEKPTAQRYIRHKLQIINKQKAEITTLKAQLDAQQSILRRLAAEYTLLGKECEQEHMTEAAIRNYQKALELYPECGDAKRRLKKLNKNKK; this is translated from the coding sequence ATGGAAGAACTTGACTTAGACAATAAGGAGTGGCAAGATGCCCTTCAAATCATCAACTATACCCGGTGCTCACTTTTTCTCACGGGAAAAGCGGGCACCGGTAAATCTACATTTCTGCGTTACGTAGCCAAGCATACAAAGAAAAAGAATGTCATCTTGGCACCTACGGGCATTGCGGCTATCAATGCCGGTGGCTCTACATTGCACAGTTTCTTCAAGCTGCCGTTTCATCCACTACTCCCCAACGATACCAGATATGACCGGCGGCACATCAAAGAAACTCTGAAATACACGAGTGAACAAAGAAAACTGATTCGTGAGGTAGAACTTATCATCATCGATGAGATATCAATGGTACGTGCAGACATTATTGACTTCATCGACAAAGTGCTGCGTATCTACACCCGGAACAACGAGCCATTTGGCGGTAAGCAACTTCTGCTCGTAGGCGACATCTATCAGCTGGAACCCGTACTCAAGGAGGAAGAACGCCAACTGATGTATCCTTTCTATCCTTCTGCATACTTCTTCAATGCTAAGGTATGGCAGAACATTCAACTCGTAAGCATCGAACTTATCAAGGTCTATAGGCAGAAAGACAGTCACTTCATTGCCATGCTCGACCGCATAAGGCAAAATCAGACCACGAGGCAAGACCTGACTGCGCTTAACGCCAGAGTCAGATATACCGAAGGCGAAGCTGCAGACCAAGACCACAGCCTGTCCATCACACTGGCCACACGCAGAGACACTGTTGACTATATCAACGAACAACACCTCAACAAACTTGAAGGCCTGCCAAGCGTGTTCTATGGCAACATCAAAGGAGACTTCCCTGAATCATCACTCCCAACCCCCATGGAACTGCAAGTCAAGCTGGGCGCACAAATCATCTTTATCAAAAACGACAAAGAGAAACGTTGGGTCAACGGCACACTTGGCATCATCACAGGTATCGACGAGGAGACGGGGATCATCAGCATTGCCGACGAAGAAGGCCATGAGTTCGACGTAGAGCGCGAAGTATGGGAGAACATGCGCTATACTTTCAATGAGAAGGAGCAGAAGATTGAAGAACAACTGCTGGGCACCTACGAACAGTTTCCTATCCGACTGGCATGGGCCATCACCGTCCATAAGAGTCAGGGACTCACCTTCAACAAAGTGTCTATTGACTTCACCGGCGGAGCCTTCGCTGGAGGGCAGACCTATGTAGCCCTGTCGCGATGCACCTCACTACAAGGCATCTCACTGGTGGCACCTATTCGTCAACAAGACATCTTCGTAAGAGCCGAAGTCGTACAGTTTGCCCGACAGTACAACAATCAGGCACTCATCAATCAAGCTCTGCAAGCAGGCAAGGCCGACCGAGAATACCGCGATGCCATCCAAGCATTCGATCATGGCGATTTCAAGCGATTTCTGGAAAACTTCTTCAAAGCTATCCACTGCCGCTACGACATTGAGAAGCCTACTGCACAGCGCTACATACGACACAAATTACAAATCATCAACAAACAGAAAGCAGAAATAACTACACTCAAAGCCCAACTTGATGCCCAACAAAGCATCTTAAGACGCTTAGCTGCAGAATATACGCTATTAGGTAAAGAGTGCGAGCAGGAGCACATGACAGAGGCCGCCATTCGCAATTACCAGAAAGCTTTAGAACTCTATCCAGAGTGCGGAGATGCCAAACGCAGACTCAAAAAGTTAAATAAAAACAAGAAATAA
- the lpxA gene encoding acyl-ACP--UDP-N-acetylglucosamine O-acyltransferase: MANQIHPLAVVDPEAKLGDNNIIGPFCVIDKNVVIGDNNHLLNNVTIHTGARIGNGNEIFPGASISTKPQDLKFKGEETTCEVGDNNSIRENVTISRGTASRGKTVVGSNNLLMENMHIAHDCIIGNGCIIGNSTKFAGEVEVDDCAIISAEVLFHQFCRIGGYVMIQGGSRTSQDIPPYIIAGKEPIRYAGLNLIGLRRRGFSNETIDMIHDTYRIIYSQGILKEGIAEARAKYPDSKEVEYICSFFENSKRGVIR; the protein is encoded by the coding sequence ATGGCAAATCAAATACATCCCTTAGCCGTCGTCGATCCCGAGGCAAAGTTGGGCGACAATAATATTATTGGCCCCTTCTGCGTGATTGACAAGAACGTGGTGATTGGCGATAATAATCATCTATTGAACAACGTCACCATACACACCGGAGCACGCATTGGCAACGGCAACGAGATATTCCCTGGCGCATCCATTTCCACAAAGCCACAGGACCTGAAGTTCAAAGGTGAGGAAACGACATGCGAAGTTGGCGATAACAACTCTATCCGCGAGAACGTGACTATTAGTCGCGGAACAGCAAGTCGTGGAAAGACCGTCGTTGGCTCAAACAATCTGTTGATGGAGAATATGCACATCGCCCACGATTGTATTATCGGCAACGGTTGCATCATCGGCAACTCTACAAAGTTTGCAGGTGAGGTTGAAGTCGATGACTGCGCTATCATTTCTGCAGAAGTACTGTTTCATCAGTTCTGTCGTATTGGCGGCTACGTCATGATACAAGGCGGAAGCCGCACAAGCCAGGACATACCTCCCTACATCATTGCAGGCAAGGAGCCCATCCGCTACGCAGGCCTGAATCTTATAGGTCTGCGTCGTCGCGGTTTCTCCAACGAGACCATCGATATGATTCATGACACCTATCGCATTATCTACTCTCAGGGCATCCTGAAAGAAGGCATTGCTGAGGCACGAGCAAAATATCCCGACTCAAAAGAAGTGGAATATATCTGCTCATTCTTTGAAAATTCAAAACGAGGCGTAATAAGATAA
- the lpxD gene encoding UDP-3-O-(3-hydroxymyristoyl)glucosamine N-acyltransferase, translating into MEFTAKQIADLIGGRVEGNEAAAVHTFAKIEEGQEGAISFLSNPKYTHYLYETKSTIVLVNEDLELEQEVSATLIRVKNAYEAVAKLLQIYESIKPKKTGIDTLAFVSPKATIGKDVYIGAFACIGDGAVIGDGAQIYPHVVIGDGVKVGEKCLFYPNVTIYQGCRIGNNVTIHAGSVIGADGFGFAPSTEGYDKIPQIGIVIIEDNVEIGANTCVDRSTMGATVVHKGVKLDNLIQVAHNCEIGENTVMSAQVGMAGSTKIGSWCMVGGQAGFAGHIHVADKTFVGAQCGVISNTKGNEQLIGSPAMDPKVFFRASAVMKKLPDMYRELNQLKKELAELKANK; encoded by the coding sequence ATGGAGTTTACTGCTAAACAAATAGCTGATCTGATTGGCGGACGAGTAGAAGGCAACGAGGCCGCAGCCGTCCATACCTTTGCAAAGATTGAAGAAGGACAGGAAGGAGCTATTTCATTCCTATCAAATCCAAAATACACACATTATCTTTACGAAACCAAGTCAACCATCGTATTGGTCAACGAAGACTTAGAGCTGGAACAGGAAGTTTCTGCCACACTCATCCGCGTGAAGAACGCTTACGAGGCCGTGGCAAAGCTGCTGCAGATCTACGAGTCTATCAAGCCCAAGAAGACTGGCATTGACACACTGGCATTCGTTTCGCCTAAGGCCACCATCGGCAAAGATGTATATATCGGTGCCTTTGCCTGCATCGGCGATGGTGCCGTGATTGGCGACGGTGCACAGATTTATCCCCATGTAGTCATTGGCGATGGCGTAAAGGTTGGAGAGAAATGTCTCTTCTATCCCAACGTCACAATATATCAGGGCTGTCGTATCGGCAACAACGTCACCATCCACGCAGGTAGCGTGATTGGTGCCGACGGCTTTGGCTTTGCTCCAAGCACCGAAGGCTACGACAAGATTCCGCAGATTGGTATCGTCATTATTGAGGACAACGTAGAGATTGGAGCCAACACATGTGTTGACCGTTCTACGATGGGTGCCACTGTGGTACATAAAGGTGTGAAGTTGGACAACCTGATTCAGGTGGCCCACAACTGCGAGATTGGCGAAAACACCGTTATGTCGGCACAGGTCGGCATGGCAGGCAGCACCAAGATTGGTTCTTGGTGTATGGTTGGTGGTCAGGCTGGCTTTGCCGGACACATCCACGTGGCAGACAAGACATTCGTCGGGGCCCAGTGTGGCGTCATCAGCAATACCAAGGGCAACGAGCAGCTTATCGGTTCGCCAGCCATGGATCCCAAAGTATTCTTCAGAGCTTCGGCCGTCATGAAAAAGCTTCCTGACATGTATCGAGAACTGAATCAACTAAAAAAAGAATTAGCAGAACTAAAAGCAAATAAATAA
- the pyrF gene encoding orotidine-5'-phosphate decarboxylase codes for MTRQELIQQIKEKHSFLCVGLDTDLKKIPQHLLKEEDPIFAFNKAIIEATAPYCVAYKPNLAFYEAFGVKGMISFEKTIAFLKKEYPHHFIVADAKRGDIGNTSAMYARTFFEEYDVDSLTVAPYMGEDSVTPFLGYDGKWVILLALTSNKGSHDFQLTADEQGERLFEKVLKTSQKWGNDENMMYVVGATQGQMFEDIRKVAPSHFLLVPGVGAQGGSLQEVCKYGMNKDCGLLVNSSRGIIYASQEENFAEVAGQKAKELQQEMASELAKIGM; via the coding sequence ATGACTAGACAGGAACTTATCCAGCAAATAAAAGAGAAACACTCTTTTCTGTGTGTCGGTCTTGACACAGACCTGAAGAAGATACCTCAGCACCTGTTAAAAGAAGAGGACCCCATCTTCGCCTTCAATAAGGCCATCATCGAAGCCACTGCCCCCTACTGCGTTGCATACAAGCCTAATCTGGCATTCTATGAGGCTTTTGGCGTGAAAGGGATGATTTCGTTCGAGAAGACCATTGCTTTCCTCAAGAAGGAATATCCTCATCATTTCATCGTGGCAGACGCTAAGCGTGGTGATATCGGCAACACATCAGCCATGTACGCACGCACTTTCTTTGAGGAGTATGACGTAGATTCTCTAACTGTTGCTCCCTATATGGGCGAAGACTCTGTCACACCGTTCTTGGGCTATGACGGCAAATGGGTTATTCTGCTTGCACTGACCAGCAATAAGGGTTCCCACGACTTCCAGCTGACGGCCGACGAACAGGGCGAGCGTCTCTTTGAGAAAGTGTTGAAGACTTCACAGAAATGGGGCAACGACGAGAACATGATGTACGTGGTTGGTGCCACTCAGGGACAGATGTTCGAAGACATCCGCAAGGTGGCTCCCAGTCACTTCCTGTTAGTGCCTGGCGTTGGCGCACAAGGTGGCAGTCTGCAAGAAGTATGCAAATACGGTATGAACAAGGACTGTGGTCTGCTGGTCAACTCTTCTCGCGGCATTATCTATGCTTCTCAGGAAGAGAACTTTGCAGAAGTGGCTGGCCAGAAAGCCAAAGAACTTCAGCAAGAGATGGCTTCAGAACTTGCTAAGATTGGCATGTAA
- a CDS encoding bifunctional UDP-3-O-[3-hydroxymyristoyl] N-acetylglucosamine deacetylase/3-hydroxyacyl-ACP dehydratase, with translation MKQKTIKGSFSLCGKGLHTGLSLTVTFNPAPENHGYKIQRIDLDGMPIIDAIAENVVDTQRGTVLGKGDIRVSTIEHALSALYALGVDNCLIQVNGPEFPILDGSAIKYVEKINEIGIEEQNAPKDYYIIRKKIEVKDETTGSCITILPDDEFTLTAMCSFESKFIHSQFATLDDIKKYPEDIAAARTFVFVRDIEPLLQANLIKGGDLDNAIVIYERQTTQERLDTLADMLHVEHRDATELGYIQHKPLVWDNECTRHKLLDVIGDMALIGKPVKGRIVATRPGHTINNKFAREMRKEIRKHEIQAPAYDPNEEPVMDVNRIRELLPHRYPMQLVDKVIEIGPTSIVGVKNITSNEPFFTGHFPQEPVMPGVLQIEAMAQCGGLLVLNSVEEPERWSTYFMKIDGVKFRQKVVPGDTLIFKVDLMAPLRHGISTMHGYAFVGDKIVSEATFTAQIVKNK, from the coding sequence ATGAAACAGAAAACTATAAAAGGCAGTTTCTCGCTTTGCGGAAAAGGACTTCACACAGGTTTAAGCCTGACAGTAACATTCAATCCCGCACCAGAGAACCACGGCTATAAGATACAGCGAATCGACCTTGACGGTATGCCAATCATCGATGCCATTGCAGAAAATGTTGTTGACACACAACGTGGCACGGTATTGGGCAAGGGCGATATCAGAGTTTCAACCATTGAGCATGCCCTTTCTGCTCTTTACGCTCTGGGCGTTGACAACTGTCTGATTCAGGTAAACGGTCCTGAGTTCCCTATACTTGACGGTTCTGCCATTAAATATGTTGAGAAGATTAACGAGATAGGCATTGAGGAGCAAAATGCTCCCAAAGACTACTATATCATTCGCAAAAAGATTGAAGTAAAAGACGAGACCACCGGCTCGTGCATCACCATCCTTCCCGATGATGAATTCACACTGACAGCCATGTGCTCGTTCGAGTCGAAGTTCATTCACAGCCAGTTTGCCACACTCGACGATATCAAGAAGTACCCTGAAGATATTGCAGCAGCGCGCACATTCGTATTCGTACGTGATATAGAACCTCTGCTTCAGGCCAACCTGATTAAAGGCGGTGACCTTGACAACGCAATCGTCATCTATGAGCGTCAGACAACTCAAGAGCGCCTGGACACATTGGCAGACATGCTGCACGTGGAGCATCGCGACGCCACAGAGTTAGGCTACATTCAGCACAAGCCATTGGTATGGGACAACGAGTGCACACGTCATAAGCTACTCGACGTTATTGGCGACATGGCCCTGATTGGCAAACCCGTGAAAGGACGCATTGTTGCTACACGTCCTGGCCACACCATTAATAATAAGTTCGCACGCGAAATGCGCAAGGAGATTCGCAAGCACGAGATTCAGGCTCCAGCCTACGATCCCAACGAAGAACCCGTCATGGATGTCAACCGCATCCGCGAACTGTTGCCACACCGCTACCCCATGCAGCTGGTTGACAAAGTGATTGAGATTGGACCAACCAGCATTGTCGGTGTCAAGAACATCACATCTAACGAGCCATTCTTCACTGGTCACTTCCCTCAGGAGCCCGTTATGCCTGGCGTTCTGCAGATTGAAGCCATGGCACAGTGCGGTGGTCTGTTGGTGCTCAACAGTGTGGAGGAGCCAGAACGCTGGTCAACCTACTTTATGAAGATTGACGGTGTGAAGTTCCGTCAGAAGGTAGTGCCAGGCGACACGCTAATCTTCAAAGTCGATTTGATGGCCCCGCTCCGTCATGGTATTTCCACCATGCATGGCTATGCTTTTGTTGGCGACAAGATTGTGTCTGAAGCAACGTTCACTGCTCAAATTGTAAAGAACAAGTGA
- a CDS encoding transglycosylase domain-containing protein: MNKTEVVNKTKQLIGKGKSYFKKFVSWYISIFKGRPWYIKTVSGIASFIVLMLLYMGAVDINLFWLFGKSPSMSTIINTRPAQASEIYSADGVLIGKFFSENRTPVTFEDVNPVFWQALIDTEDERYYHHFGIDFPAFGAALKDYIIHGEARGASTITQQLAKNLFRVRTEYSTGLLGNIPGVKMLIMKTKEWITAVKLEANFDKDEILTMYANTVDFGSNAYGIKTACKTYFGIAPRNLKPEQAAILVGMLKATTYYNPRLNPQNSLNRRNVVLDNMLQHGHLTSEQFDTLIAKPIDLDYSVENAYDGQANYFREALANHMKDWCNENGYDIYTDGLKIYTTIDTRMQKYAENAALEQMKHVQTNFNNHWGNTNPWRDEQYREIPNFIENIAKRTSQYKSLKNKFPNDPDSIEYYMNQPHPVKLFSYDGEIEREMSTMDSIRYMVHFMHCGFVAMEPHTGHIKAWVGDLDFKSWKYDKVTAMRQPGSTFKLFVYTEAMNQGLTPVDTRADTYLSIKVWDKEKNQEVNWMPHNADGITSGANMSLKAAFAKSVNTIAARLGQEVGIDNVAKTAHRMGIKSKLQAVPALALGASDVNLLELVNSYATIANDGQMHEPVFVTRILDRDGNEIYKVKEKTQEAVSYRSAFFMQQMLMGGLHGTSWALNQYVNQFADTDFGGKTGTSNNHSDAWFVGVSPKLVCGAWVGGEYRAIHFRTGALGQGGVTALPICGRFYKAVLSDPAFKDYRAKFNPCHDNTITPSMYEGGYYYEVPDSLQEDSTATDEQAHEAIDAAEAPATEENIPSTTE, translated from the coding sequence ATGAATAAAACAGAAGTCGTAAATAAAACGAAACAACTCATCGGAAAGGGGAAGTCATACTTCAAAAAATTCGTTTCTTGGTACATTAGCATATTCAAGGGACGACCTTGGTACATCAAAACAGTTTCTGGAATAGCCTCTTTTATCGTTTTGATGCTGTTATACATGGGAGCTGTGGATATCAATTTGTTTTGGCTGTTTGGCAAATCGCCCAGCATGTCAACAATCATCAACACGCGTCCGGCACAAGCATCCGAGATATACAGTGCCGATGGTGTGTTGATCGGAAAGTTTTTCAGCGAGAACAGGACGCCCGTCACCTTTGAAGATGTCAACCCCGTATTCTGGCAAGCCCTGATTGACACTGAAGACGAGCGCTATTATCATCATTTTGGCATTGATTTCCCTGCGTTTGGCGCCGCTTTAAAGGACTATATCATCCACGGTGAGGCGCGCGGTGCTTCAACAATCACACAGCAGCTGGCCAAGAATCTGTTCCGCGTTCGCACCGAATATTCTACGGGACTGCTTGGGAACATTCCTGGTGTTAAGATGCTGATAATGAAAACGAAGGAGTGGATCACAGCCGTCAAGCTCGAAGCCAACTTCGACAAGGACGAGATACTGACCATGTATGCCAACACAGTAGATTTCGGTTCTAATGCCTATGGAATTAAAACGGCCTGCAAGACCTACTTTGGCATTGCGCCTAGAAATCTAAAGCCCGAACAAGCAGCTATCTTGGTTGGCATGCTGAAAGCCACGACATACTACAATCCCAGATTGAACCCACAGAATAGTCTGAACCGCAGAAACGTAGTACTTGACAACATGCTCCAGCACGGACACCTGACCAGCGAACAGTTTGACACGCTCATCGCTAAACCAATCGATTTGGACTATTCTGTAGAGAATGCCTACGACGGACAGGCCAACTATTTCCGTGAGGCACTGGCCAACCACATGAAAGACTGGTGCAACGAGAATGGATACGATATATACACCGATGGATTGAAAATCTATACTACCATTGACACTCGTATGCAGAAATATGCCGAGAATGCTGCTTTGGAGCAAATGAAGCATGTGCAGACCAACTTTAACAATCACTGGGGCAACACCAATCCCTGGCGCGATGAGCAATATCGGGAGATACCCAATTTCATTGAGAATATTGCAAAGAGAACATCACAATACAAGTCTCTTAAAAACAAATTCCCTAACGATCCCGACTCTATCGAATACTATATGAACCAGCCCCACCCCGTAAAGTTGTTTAGCTACGATGGAGAGATTGAGCGCGAGATGAGCACCATGGACAGCATTCGCTATATGGTGCACTTCATGCACTGTGGCTTTGTGGCCATGGAGCCGCACACCGGACACATCAAAGCATGGGTTGGCGACTTGGATTTCAAATCATGGAAATACGACAAGGTGACCGCCATGCGTCAACCTGGTTCAACCTTTAAGCTCTTTGTCTATACAGAAGCAATGAACCAAGGTCTCACTCCTGTCGATACACGCGCAGACACCTATCTCAGCATCAAAGTTTGGGACAAAGAGAAAAACCAAGAGGTTAACTGGATGCCCCACAATGCCGATGGCATCACCTCTGGAGCCAACATGTCACTGAAAGCTGCATTTGCAAAGAGTGTCAACACTATCGCTGCCAGACTGGGACAAGAAGTAGGCATTGACAACGTAGCAAAAACAGCTCACCGCATGGGTATAAAGAGCAAGCTTCAGGCTGTGCCAGCCTTGGCACTCGGTGCAAGCGACGTAAACCTGCTGGAACTGGTAAACTCTTATGCCACCATCGCCAACGATGGACAAATGCACGAGCCTGTTTTTGTGACCCGCATCCTGGATCGCGATGGCAACGAAATCTACAAGGTCAAAGAGAAAACACAGGAGGCTGTAAGCTATCGCAGTGCCTTCTTTATGCAACAGATGTTGATGGGAGGCCTACACGGCACCAGCTGGGCACTGAATCAATATGTCAATCAGTTTGCCGACACCGATTTTGGCGGCAAGACCGGCACATCCAACAACCACTCTGACGCTTGGTTTGTTGGCGTCAGTCCAAAACTTGTTTGCGGTGCATGGGTCGGTGGCGAATACCGAGCCATCCACTTCCGCACCGGTGCACTTGGCCAAGGCGGCGTCACCGCATTGCCCATTTGCGGCAGATTCTATAAAGCAGTGCTAAGCGATCCTGCCTTTAAAGATTATCGTGCCAAGTTCAATCCATGTCACGATAACACTATTACCCCGAGTATGTACGAGGGAGGATACTACTATGAAGTGCCCGACAGTCTTCAGGAAGACTCAACGGCCACCGACGAACAAGCACATGAGGCTATTGATGCTGCCGAAGCACCTGCAACGGAAGAAAACATCCCATCAACAACGGAATAA
- the miaA gene encoding tRNA (adenosine(37)-N6)-dimethylallyltransferase MiaA: protein MAKKLIVITGPTAVGKTELCIDIAKRFGIPIINADSRQIFRDLPIGTAAPTEAQLQQVRHYFVGQLDLQDYYSASMYEEEVMTLLQELFKTSDYALLTGGSMMYIDAVCNGIDDIPTVDNETRTLMKQRLAEEGLENLCNELKRLDPEHYAIVDKQNPRRVVHALEICHMTGRTYSSFRTNLKRERPFGIIKIGLTREREELYRRINQRVDEMMQAGFLEEAQHLYSKRELNALNTVGYKELFTYLDGTWSLDEAIERIKGNTRRYARKQLTWYKKDPEIKWFTLDNSKQIQNAENDIYNYIIQQS, encoded by the coding sequence TTGGCAAAAAAGCTGATAGTCATCACTGGCCCAACAGCAGTCGGAAAGACAGAGTTGTGCATTGATATTGCCAAGAGATTTGGCATTCCAATCATCAATGCTGACTCCAGACAGATATTCCGAGATCTACCTATTGGCACTGCCGCACCTACTGAAGCACAACTTCAGCAGGTGCGACATTATTTTGTCGGCCAACTGGACCTGCAGGATTATTACAGCGCATCCATGTATGAAGAGGAAGTCATGACACTACTTCAAGAACTCTTCAAGACATCCGATTATGCGCTTCTCACTGGTGGCAGTATGATGTATATAGACGCCGTGTGCAACGGTATTGACGACATCCCTACGGTTGACAACGAGACCCGCACACTGATGAAACAGCGACTGGCAGAAGAAGGTTTAGAGAATCTCTGCAACGAACTGAAACGTTTGGACCCCGAGCACTATGCTATTGTGGACAAACAGAACCCACGCCGTGTGGTACATGCCCTGGAGATATGCCACATGACAGGCCGCACCTACTCCTCGTTCCGAACCAATCTGAAGCGAGAACGTCCCTTCGGCATCATAAAAATCGGTCTAACACGAGAACGCGAAGAACTATACCGCCGCATCAACCAACGTGTAGATGAAATGATGCAAGCAGGTTTTCTTGAGGAAGCCCAACATCTATACTCCAAGAGAGAGCTTAACGCATTGAATACGGTTGGCTATAAAGAACTATTCACCTACTTAGACGGGACATGGTCGCTCGATGAAGCCATCGAACGAATTAAAGGCAACACTCGAAGATACGCCCGCAAACAACTCACCTGGTACAAGAAAGATCCTGAGATAAAGTGGTTCACGCTCGACAACAGCAAGCAAATCCAGAACGCAGAAAACGACATATATAATTATATCATTCAGCAGTCATGA